The DNA segment CGCGCGGAGCTGCGCCCCACCTTCGCGTACGTCTTCGTGGCGGAGGATGACGCCGCCGGCTTCGAGGCCGTCAACGGCAAGCAGCACGGCACCAAGGTGCTGCGCGTGGAGCGCAGCAAGCCGCGCACCGAGCGCGAGGCCACGCCCCGCCCGCCCCCGTCCCCGGACGCGGGCCCCGGCGAGGCGAAGCTGTGGACCAACCTGGGCACCGACGACGGCATGGACGAGGCGAAGCTGCCCGCCGCGCTGGAGGCCGCGGGCGCCCCCGCCGGCAAGGTGCTGCGCGTGGTGATGCGGCCCACCTACGGCTACGCCTACGTGGCCGAGGCGGACGCGCTCGCCTTCGAGGCCCTCAACGGCAAGCCGCACGGGGAGAAGGCGCTGAAGGTGGAGCGCCACCGCCCGCGTGGCTCCCGCGAGGAGCGCCGGCCGCGCACCGAGTCGATGCCGGACCTGCCGGGCCAGACGCGCCTGTGGGTGGGCTTGGGCCGGCAGGACGGCCTGGACGAGGCCGGCGTCACCGCCGCGCTGGAGGCCGCGGGTGCCCCCGCCGGCAAGGTGGTGCGCATGGACCTGCGCCCCACGTATGCGTACGTCTTCGTCGCCGACGAGGACGTGGCGGGCTTCGAGGCCACCCACGGCAAGCTGCACGGTGACCGGGCGCTGAAGGTGGAGCGCGCGAAGAAGAAGTAGCGGGAGAGGCTCCAGCCTCTCCGCGAGGCTCGGAGCCAGCTCAGCCGCTGGCGGTGCTCGCGCCGGCCGCCTTCTTGCGCCGCTCCCGGTGGTAGTGGGCGGTGCACAGGCCCCGGGCGAGCACCGGCCGGACGCAGTCGGCCTCGACGCAGCGGGCGGACTCGGTCGGTGGCGCCGCTGCCACCGGCGCGGCGTCCTCGCAGAACAGCAGCTCCGCCACCGCCAGCAGCCGGTCCAGGTCCGCGCGCGACAGGTGGCGGGCCCGGACGAAGGCCTCCACCCGGTGCAGGCCGGCGTCCTGCGCGTCGTCCAGCCGCAGCAGCTCCCACAGGGGCAGCTCCAGCGCCGTGGCCACCTGGAGCAGCGTCTCGTAGCTGGGGCTGCGCTCGCCGCGCTCCAGCAGGGACGCGAAGGACACGGAGATGCCGCAGCGGGCGGCGAAGTCCTCCTGCGTGAGGCCCCGCCGCTCCCGCAGGGCGCGGATGCGCCGGGCCAGGCCCTGCAGGTGTCCGCTCACGTGGGAAGCCTCTGGCGGGCCGGGGGGCATAGGGCGTTTTCTATGGTAGCGCACCCCTTCTGTTAAGGTCTCGCGCGCGGTGAAGGCCCTCGTGCTTCGGGCCCGCCGCCTTCAGGAGTCTTCCGAGCCATGAGCGCCGTCGAGGGTACCAACTACTTCTTCCGCAAGGCCGCGCGGATCATGGACGTGGGCACCCCCATCGAGACGCTGCTCGCCACGCCGCTGCGCGAAGTGAAGGTCCAGGTCTCCATCGAGATGGACTCCGGGGAGATTCGCACCTTCCTCGGGTACCGGATCCAGCACGACAACAGCCGCGGCCCCATGAAGGGCGGCCTGCGCTACCACCCGCGGCTGGACCAGGACGAGTGCGCGTCGCTCGCCTCGCTGATGACGTGGAAGACGGCGGTGGTGAACGTGCCGTACGGCGGCGCCAAGGGCGGCATCGCCTGTGATCCGTCGCAGCTGTCCATCAAGGAGCTGGAGCGGCTCACCCGGAAGTTCGTGGACCAGGTGCAGGACGTCATCGGCCCCACGCGTGACATCCCCGCCCCCGACGTCAACACCAACCCCCAGGTGATGGCCTGGATAATGGACCAGTACTCGCGCTACCACGGCCACTCGCCGGCGGTGGTGACGGGCAAGCCGCTGGAGCTGTACGGCAGCAAGGGCCGCGAGGCGGCCACCGGGCGCGGGCTGCTCTACGTGTGCCGTGAAATCATGCGGGACCTGGGCCTGCCGGTGAAGGGCACGCGCTTCGCGCTCCAGGGCTTCGGCAACGTGGGCAGCCACACCGCGCAGCTGCTCTGGGAGGACGGCGGCGTGGTGGTGGCCGTCTCGGACGTGCTGGGCGGCGTGCGCAACCCGCAGGGCCTGGACATCCCCTCCCTCTTCGAGCACGTGAAGCGCACCGGCACGGTGTCGGGCTTCGGCGGCGGCGCGGCGTGCACCAATGACGACGTGCTGACGGCGGACTGCGAGGTGCTCATCCCCGCGGCGCTGGGCCACGTGCTCACCAAGGACAACGCCAACGCGGTGCGCGCCAAGCTCATCATCGAGGGCGCCAACGGCCCCACCCAGCCGGAGGCGGACGAAATCTTCGAGAAGCGCGGCATCTTCGTGGTGCCGGACGTGCTCGCCAGCGCCGGCGGCGTGACGGTGAGCTACTTCGAGTGGGTCCAGAACCTCCAGCACCTGTCGTGGGAGGAGGAGCGCGTCAACGCGGAGCTGGAGAAGACGATGAAGGAGTCCTACGAGCGCGTGGCCCAGGTGGCCCGCTCGCGCAAGGTCTCCATGCGGACGGCCGCCTACATCCTGGCCATCGGCCGGGTGGGCAAGGCCACCGTGCTGCGCGGCATCTGACGCACCCCGCCACGTCCGCCCGGTGTGGCCGGGAGGACGTGCCCAGCCGGGCGAAGGGGCGGCTGTCTCTTCCGCCCGGGGCGCGCTTCCGCTACACGCGGCCCCATGGTCACCCTCCAGGACATCCTGGCCGCGCGCGAGCGGCTGCGCGACGCCATCCGCCCCACCCCGTGCCCGCAGTCGGACTACTTCACGGAGCGCACCGAGTGCGCGGCGGTGTTCTTCAAGATGGAGAACCTGCAGCGCACCGGCGCCTTCAAGGAGCGCGGCGCGCTCAACAAGCTGCTGTCGCTCACCCCGGACGAGCGGCGCCGGGGCGTCATCGCCGCGTCGGCCGGCAACCATGCGCAGGGCGTGGCGTTCAACGCGCTGAAGCTGGGGGTGAAGGCCACCATCGTCATGCCGGAGCGCACGCCGCTCATCAAGGTGTCGCGCACGCGTGACGAGTACAAGGCGCGCGTGGTGCTCAAGGGCTCCAACTTCGACGAGTCCTACGCGGAGGCGCTGCGCATCCAGAAGGAGGAGGGCTCGGTCTTCGTCCACCCCTTCAACGACCCGCTCGTCATCGCCGGCCAGGGCACCATTGGCCTGGAGCTGCTGGAGCAGTGCCCGGACCTGGAGGTGGTGCTGGTGCCCATCGGCGGTGGCGGGCTCATCTCCGGCGTCGCCTGCGCGCTGAAGGAGAAGAAGCCCGGCATCCGCGTGGTGGGCGTGCAGACGGCCACCATCGCCAGCATGAAGGCGTCGGTGGAGGCCGGCCACCTGGTGGACCTCACGGCCGCGGGCACCACGATTGCGGACGGCATCGCGGTGAAGCGCGTGGGCGAGCTCACCTTCCCCATGGTGCGCAAGTACGTGGACGACGTGGTGGCGGTGGACGAGGAGGAGATCGCGGCGGCCATCCTCACGTTGCTGGAGCAGGAGAAGAGCGTGGTGGAGGGCGCGGGCGCGGTGGGCCTGGCCGCGCTGCTCGCCGGCGACGTGCCCCAGGCGAAGGGCAAGCGCACCGCCATCATCCTCAGCGGCGGCAACATCGACATGAACGTCATCAGCCGCATCATCGAGCGCGGCCTGGTGAGGGCCGGGCGCCTCGTGCAGCTCGAGGTCCGCCTGCCGGACCGGCCCGGCATGCTCGCGAAGCTCACGAGCCAGGTGGCCGAGCTGCGGGCCAATGTGGTGGAAATCCATCACGAGCGCGCCT comes from the Pyxidicoccus xibeiensis genome and includes:
- a CDS encoding helix-turn-helix domain-containing protein, whose protein sequence is MPPGPPEASHVSGHLQGLARRIRALRERRGLTQEDFAARCGISVSFASLLERGERSPSYETLLQVATALELPLWELLRLDDAQDAGLHRVEAFVRARHLSRADLDRLLAVAELLFCEDAAPVAAAPPTESARCVEADCVRPVLARGLCTAHYHRERRKKAAGASTASG
- a CDS encoding Glu/Leu/Phe/Val family dehydrogenase, which encodes MSAVEGTNYFFRKAARIMDVGTPIETLLATPLREVKVQVSIEMDSGEIRTFLGYRIQHDNSRGPMKGGLRYHPRLDQDECASLASLMTWKTAVVNVPYGGAKGGIACDPSQLSIKELERLTRKFVDQVQDVIGPTRDIPAPDVNTNPQVMAWIMDQYSRYHGHSPAVVTGKPLELYGSKGREAATGRGLLYVCREIMRDLGLPVKGTRFALQGFGNVGSHTAQLLWEDGGVVVAVSDVLGGVRNPQGLDIPSLFEHVKRTGTVSGFGGGAACTNDDVLTADCEVLIPAALGHVLTKDNANAVRAKLIIEGANGPTQPEADEIFEKRGIFVVPDVLASAGGVTVSYFEWVQNLQHLSWEEERVNAELEKTMKESYERVAQVARSRKVSMRTAAYILAIGRVGKATVLRGI
- a CDS encoding threonine ammonia-lyase — protein: MVTLQDILAARERLRDAIRPTPCPQSDYFTERTECAAVFFKMENLQRTGAFKERGALNKLLSLTPDERRRGVIAASAGNHAQGVAFNALKLGVKATIVMPERTPLIKVSRTRDEYKARVVLKGSNFDESYAEALRIQKEEGSVFVHPFNDPLVIAGQGTIGLELLEQCPDLEVVLVPIGGGGLISGVACALKEKKPGIRVVGVQTATIASMKASVEAGHLVDLTAAGTTIADGIAVKRVGELTFPMVRKYVDDVVAVDEEEIAAAILTLLEQEKSVVEGAGAVGLAALLAGDVPQAKGKRTAIILSGGNIDMNVISRIIERGLVRAGRLVQLEVRLPDRPGMLAKLTSQVAELRANVVEIHHERAFSKAGLGEAMVEVTLETTGPAHIEELEQALRNQGIQVARK